From a single Stackebrandtia endophytica genomic region:
- a CDS encoding NYN domain-containing protein has product MTSVIIIDAANVVGSTPDGWWRDRPRATRRLRDRLAPLADRGLPRWPHPPPAEVILVTEGRARGVESSDTVTVVAAPGSGDDTIVDLVTQYAARPVVVITSDRGLRQRVSDAGAHTLPASTVAPE; this is encoded by the coding sequence ATGACATCAGTGATCATCATCGACGCCGCCAACGTCGTCGGGTCCACACCCGATGGTTGGTGGCGCGACCGGCCACGTGCCACCCGGCGGCTGCGCGACCGGTTGGCTCCGCTCGCCGACCGAGGACTGCCTCGATGGCCGCATCCTCCGCCGGCGGAGGTCATCCTGGTCACCGAGGGCCGCGCCCGCGGCGTCGAATCCAGCGACACCGTGACCGTCGTGGCCGCACCGGGCAGTGGCGACGACACCATCGTCGACCTCGTCACGCAGTATGCGGCCCGCCCGGTCGTGGTCATCACCTCCGACCGCGGCCTGCGACAGCGAGTCTCCGACGCCGGAGCCCACACCCTCCCCGCCTCCACTGTGGCCCCCGAGTAG